From Providencia sp. R33, a single genomic window includes:
- the phoQ gene encoding two-component system sensor histidine kinase PhoQ, translating into MWLSKFKVKPLSLRARFLCATSAVILALTLSYGIVAILGYLISFDKTTYTLLRSQSNLIYSLAQWQNNKIDIRVPPNFTLNNPTLVIIYDEQGQVLWRQRDVPSVERLIRNDWLKKEGLYEIDTDIRETRQLLDDNPEYNNKLDKMETDDEPLTHSVSVNQYAAGENLPPLTIVVVDTLPQDLQNTGLVWEWFGYVLLANLILVIPLLWLAAYWSLRPIKSLVSQLSSLEKGERDTLDENPPSELRGLVRNLNILLTNERKRYSKYRTTLSDLTHSLKTPLAVLQSTLRLLRSGKQMNIDQAEPIMLEQIGRISQQVGYYLHRASTQGDENLMLREISSVPSILDSLASALHKVYQHKGVSITVDISPEITWLGQPNDFMEVMGNIMENACKYCLEFVEVTAIVEQDSLTLIVDDDGPGVPESKRDLIFVRGQRADTLRPGQGLGLSIAVDIIDQYDGAITISDSPLGGARLTVTFRQQSMIEDS; encoded by the coding sequence ATGTGGCTAAGCAAATTTAAAGTTAAACCACTTTCGTTGCGTGCTCGGTTTTTGTGCGCAACTTCGGCTGTTATTCTTGCATTAACCCTGTCCTATGGCATCGTGGCCATACTTGGCTATTTAATTAGCTTTGATAAAACAACCTACACCCTACTACGAAGCCAAAGTAACCTTATTTACAGCCTAGCTCAGTGGCAAAACAACAAAATTGACATCCGTGTTCCTCCAAATTTTACGCTGAATAACCCTACACTTGTTATTATTTATGATGAACAAGGACAAGTATTATGGCGCCAACGCGATGTGCCCAGTGTCGAACGGCTGATCCGTAACGATTGGCTGAAAAAAGAAGGGTTATATGAGATTGACACTGATATCCGTGAAACTCGCCAACTCCTTGATGACAATCCAGAATATAATAATAAGCTGGATAAAATGGAAACTGACGATGAACCTCTCACTCATTCCGTTTCCGTAAATCAATATGCCGCAGGTGAGAACCTTCCTCCTTTAACTATTGTCGTCGTTGATACTTTACCGCAGGATTTACAAAACACAGGGTTAGTGTGGGAATGGTTTGGTTATGTATTACTGGCTAACCTTATTTTGGTTATTCCCTTACTATGGCTTGCTGCCTATTGGAGCTTACGTCCAATTAAATCCTTGGTTTCTCAGCTCAGTAGTCTTGAAAAAGGCGAACGAGATACCCTTGATGAAAACCCACCTTCTGAGCTTAGGGGCTTAGTGCGTAATTTAAATATCTTGTTAACTAACGAACGAAAACGTTACAGCAAATACCGCACGACGTTATCTGATTTAACCCATAGTCTGAAAACCCCACTCGCCGTTTTACAATCCACACTACGATTGCTACGTTCAGGTAAACAAATGAATATCGATCAAGCTGAACCAATCATGTTGGAACAAATTGGTCGAATTTCACAGCAAGTTGGTTATTATTTGCATCGGGCATCGACACAAGGCGATGAAAACTTAATGCTTAGAGAGATTTCATCTGTTCCATCAATCTTAGATAGCTTAGCAAGCGCACTACATAAAGTTTATCAACACAAAGGGGTTTCTATTACCGTCGATATTTCCCCAGAAATCACTTGGCTAGGACAACCGAATGATTTCATGGAAGTGATGGGCAATATTATGGAAAATGCTTGCAAATATTGTTTGGAGTTTGTAGAGGTTACTGCCATCGTTGAGCAAGATAGCCTCACATTAATTGTAGATGATGATGGCCCAGGTGTTCCTGAAAGCAAGCGTGACCTGATTTTTGTTCGTGGACAACGTGCAGATACACTTCGCCCCGGCCAAGGGTTAGGGTTATCCATCGCGGTAGATATCATTGATCAATATGATGGGGCTATCACCATTAGTGACAGCCCTCTCGGTGGGGCGCGTTTAACCGTCACATTTCGCCAGCAATCCATGATTGAAGATAGCTAA
- the phoP gene encoding two-component system response regulator PhoP, giving the protein MRILIVEDNALLRHHLTVQLKELGHQVDSAEDAKEADYFLHESCPDIAVVDLGLPDEDGLSMIKRWRSNHVNIPLLVLTARESWQEKVQALNSGADDYVTKPFQLEELVARMQALMRRNSGLASQVLELGNFVIDLSRKEFTVNGEAVKLTAFEYTIIETLLRNNGKVVSKDSLMRQLYPDAELRESHTIDVLMGRLRKKIQQFHDDEVIVTVRGQGYRFDVNG; this is encoded by the coding sequence ATGCGTATTCTTATCGTCGAAGACAATGCGTTACTTCGTCATCACTTAACAGTTCAACTTAAAGAACTGGGTCATCAGGTTGATTCCGCTGAAGACGCAAAAGAAGCAGATTATTTTTTGCATGAAAGCTGCCCTGACATCGCCGTTGTCGATCTAGGCTTACCCGATGAAGATGGTCTATCAATGATCAAACGTTGGCGCAGTAATCATGTGAATATCCCCCTCTTAGTACTGACTGCTCGTGAAAGTTGGCAAGAAAAAGTCCAAGCTTTGAATAGTGGTGCAGATGACTACGTCACCAAACCTTTTCAACTGGAAGAGCTTGTGGCGCGTATGCAGGCATTAATGCGCAGAAACAGCGGGTTAGCCTCACAAGTATTAGAGTTAGGTAATTTTGTTATTGACCTATCCCGTAAAGAATTCACCGTAAACGGCGAAGCCGTTAAACTCACTGCATTTGAATACACCATCATTGAAACCTTACTACGTAACAATGGCAAAGTTGTCAGTAAAGACTCATTAATGCGCCAACTTTATCCAGACGCAGAGCTCAGAGAAAGCCATACCATTGATGTTTTAATGGGTAGATTACGTAAGAAAATTCAGCAATTTCATGATGATGAAGTTATCGTAACGGTTCGTGGCCAAGGCTACCGTTTTGATGTGAATGGCTAA